One stretch of Rhizobium rhizoryzae DNA includes these proteins:
- a CDS encoding CrpP-related protein, producing the protein MNLESILDCQERGSRARILGSHQSENPYKSNRNPGEQGEETTLLQEAWEFGWLIEDCMRRIGTGFYLSLRNQSALAAGKLIDT; encoded by the coding sequence ATGAATCTCGAATCAATCCTCGACTGTCAGGAACGCGGCTCACGGGCTCGCATCCTCGGGTCTCACCAGTCAGAAAACCCCTACAAATCCAATCGAAATCCCGGTGAACAGGGCGAAGAGACTACTCTTCTTCAAGAAGCCTGGGAGTTCGGTTGGTTGATCGAAGACTGTATGCGCCGGATTGGGACAGGCTTTTACCTTTCCTTAAGAAACCAGTCAGCTTTGGCTGCGGGAAAGTTAATCGATACTTGA
- the tig gene encoding trigger factor: protein MQVIETLAEGLKREIKVVIPAKDMEQQMNERLADAKDKVRINGFRPGKVPVAHLKKMYGKSIMAELVNEIVRDRPSAILSERGEKSATQPSIKMTEDEAEAEKILSAQADLEFTLSYEVIPPIELQPTKGIKVTREVVEVSEDEVNEQIEKIAESARSFEKKDGAAENGDRVTMNYLGKVDGVAFDGGAAEDADLVLGSNRFIPGFEDQLVGVKAGDEKTISVTFPSEYPAANLAGKEATFDITVKEVAAPSAIELNDELASKLGVESLEKLKEIVRGQIEGQYGNVTRQKVKRQILDQLDEQYKFETPASLVDAEFENIWRQINTDLAQSGKTFADEDTTEEEAREEYRKLAERRVRLGLVLSELGEKAGVEVTEEEMQRALYAQLQQFPGQQREILDYFRNTPGAAASLRAPIFEEKVIDQLLSEIDVTDKTVSKEELLADDEEDAEGASKADKKKAAPKKKAAKAEASEGAEGEEAPAPKKKAAAKKKAAEGDAE, encoded by the coding sequence ATGCAGGTTATCGAAACGCTCGCTGAAGGGCTGAAGCGCGAAATCAAGGTCGTGATCCCGGCCAAGGACATGGAACAGCAGATGAACGAGCGCCTGGCTGATGCCAAGGACAAGGTTCGTATCAACGGCTTCCGTCCGGGCAAGGTGCCGGTTGCTCACCTGAAGAAGATGTACGGCAAGTCGATCATGGCCGAGCTGGTCAACGAGATCGTTCGCGACCGTCCCAGCGCGATTCTTTCTGAGCGCGGCGAAAAGTCTGCGACCCAGCCAAGCATCAAGATGACTGAGGACGAGGCAGAAGCCGAGAAGATCCTCTCCGCTCAGGCCGACCTGGAATTCACGCTTTCCTACGAAGTCATTCCGCCGATCGAACTTCAGCCGACCAAGGGTATCAAGGTCACGCGCGAAGTGGTCGAAGTTTCGGAAGACGAAGTCAACGAACAGATCGAGAAGATTGCCGAAAGCGCTCGCTCCTTTGAAAAGAAGGACGGTGCTGCTGAGAACGGCGATCGCGTAACCATGAACTACCTCGGCAAGGTCGACGGCGTCGCATTCGACGGTGGCGCTGCCGAAGATGCCGATCTGGTTCTCGGTTCCAACCGGTTCATCCCGGGCTTCGAAGACCAGCTCGTAGGCGTCAAGGCCGGCGATGAAAAGACAATTTCGGTTACCTTCCCGTCGGAATACCCGGCTGCCAACCTTGCTGGCAAGGAAGCAACCTTCGACATCACCGTGAAGGAAGTTGCTGCTCCGTCCGCCATCGAACTTAACGATGAACTGGCTTCCAAGCTGGGTGTCGAATCCCTCGAAAAGCTCAAGGAAATCGTTCGGGGCCAGATCGAAGGCCAGTACGGCAACGTAACGCGCCAGAAGGTCAAGCGTCAGATCCTCGACCAGCTGGACGAGCAGTACAAGTTCGAAACACCTGCTTCGCTGGTTGATGCCGAGTTCGAAAACATCTGGCGTCAGATCAACACCGATCTGGCTCAGTCGGGCAAGACCTTCGCCGACGAAGACACGACGGAAGAGGAAGCTCGTGAAGAATATCGCAAGCTTGCCGAGCGCCGCGTCCGTCTGGGTCTGGTTCTCTCCGAACTGGGCGAAAAGGCTGGCGTTGAAGTGACCGAAGAGGAAATGCAGCGCGCGCTTTACGCACAGCTTCAGCAGTTCCCTGGCCAGCAGCGCGAAATCCTCGATTACTTCCGCAACACGCCGGGTGCAGCTGCTTCGCTCCGCGCTCCGATCTTCGAAGAAAAGGTGATCGACCAGCTCTTGAGCGAGATCGACGTAACGGACAAGACCGTTTCCAAGGAAGAGCTTCTGGCTGACGACGAAGAAGACGCTGAAGGCGCTTCCAAGGCCGACAAGAAGAAGGCTGCTCCGAAGAAGAAGGCTGCCAAGGCTGAAGCTTCTGAAGGCGCTGAGGGCGAAGAAGCTCCGGCTCCGAAGAAGAAGGCCGCGGCCAAGAAGAAGGCTGCCGAAGGCGACGCAGAGTAA
- a CDS encoding DUF6894 family protein: MTRFCFRFRDEAGQETEDVELELPSCRAAVREASRILVDVARDEIRDRSHFHLSLVVREESGSSVLESSLRFNAEWLCEDVSAPSFAEADNKKSDDSK, translated from the coding sequence ATGACTCGATTTTGCTTCAGATTTCGCGATGAGGCGGGCCAGGAGACGGAAGACGTTGAACTGGAGCTTCCGTCCTGCCGCGCGGCGGTCAGAGAGGCGTCGCGCATCCTCGTCGATGTTGCGCGTGACGAAATTCGCGACAGAAGTCATTTCCATCTGTCGCTCGTCGTGCGTGAGGAAAGTGGTTCGTCCGTCCTCGAAAGCAGTTTGCGCTTTAACGCCGAATGGCTGTGCGAAGACGTGTCTGCGCCGTCATTTGCCGAAGCGGATAACAAAAAAAGCGACGACAGCAAGTAA
- the glgB gene encoding 1,4-alpha-glucan branching protein GlgB encodes MNIERSELTAGLDPYAVEALIAGQHGDPFSILGPHDGSGARIVRTFFPGAEGVDLVETAGGRVLARMHLIHPAGLFAGSVPVGAAYALNIHWPEADQTIEDPYAFPLLLGELDLHLISQGTHYALGRTLGAVAMEVDGISGVRFSVWAPNARRVSVVGDFNSWDGRRNPMRLRREAGIWELFIPRIGPGDRYKFEIVDQNGNLLPQKADPVARASEAAPATASIVASSTPFQWSDDNWMRTAAERRSGEGAMSVYEVHLGSWVRIPEEGNRWLDWIELSQRLVPYVADLGFTHIELLPIMEHPFGGSWGYQPLGLFAPTGRYGTPEDLAYFVDRCHAHGIGVILDWVPAHFPTDVWGLARFDGTALYEHEDPREGFHKDWNTLIYNLGRNEVKGFLIASAMEWLEHFHIDALRVDAVASMLYRDYSRDAGEWIPNKYGGRENLESVEFFKHLNSIIHQRCPHAFTVAEESTAWPGVTRPVEEGGLGFDFKWNMGWMHDTLHYMQNEPIYRKYHHGMMTFGMVYAYSERFMLPISHDEVVHGKGSLLEKMPGDEWQKLANLRAYLSFMWAHPGKKLLFMGSEIGQKTEWNHDGSVVWDLLDDPQHAGIQRLVRDLNTIYRDNPALQFGDLHSEGFDWIVGDDAENSILAMLRKDGSDDGKVLAISNFTPVPRSSYRVGVPAAGCWREILNSDAAVYGGSNHGNIEVWSEPMPSHGHQQSLLLTIPPLATIFLKLQQEVPA; translated from the coding sequence ATGAACATCGAACGCTCCGAATTGACAGCCGGTCTTGACCCCTATGCCGTCGAGGCCTTGATAGCCGGACAACATGGCGACCCGTTTTCCATTCTCGGGCCGCATGATGGGTCCGGTGCACGGATCGTTCGCACCTTTTTCCCGGGCGCCGAGGGCGTGGATCTGGTGGAAACGGCCGGCGGTCGCGTGCTGGCCAGGATGCACCTCATCCATCCCGCGGGTCTCTTCGCAGGTTCGGTTCCTGTCGGGGCCGCCTATGCGCTCAATATACATTGGCCAGAGGCCGATCAGACAATAGAAGATCCCTACGCCTTTCCTCTGCTGCTGGGTGAGCTTGATCTCCATCTCATCTCTCAGGGGACTCATTACGCCTTGGGCCGCACTCTCGGGGCGGTCGCTATGGAAGTGGATGGCATATCCGGCGTTCGCTTCTCGGTCTGGGCGCCCAATGCGAGACGGGTATCCGTTGTAGGCGACTTCAACTCCTGGGATGGCCGACGCAACCCCATGCGCCTGCGCCGTGAGGCAGGCATCTGGGAGCTGTTCATACCGAGGATTGGCCCCGGTGATCGCTACAAGTTCGAGATTGTCGATCAAAATGGCAATCTCCTTCCGCAGAAGGCCGACCCGGTTGCACGCGCCAGCGAAGCGGCGCCCGCAACCGCATCCATCGTGGCCTCCAGCACGCCGTTCCAGTGGTCGGACGACAACTGGATGCGAACCGCAGCTGAGCGCCGTTCTGGCGAAGGGGCAATGTCTGTCTACGAAGTCCATCTTGGTTCGTGGGTACGTATCCCGGAAGAAGGCAACCGCTGGCTCGACTGGATAGAACTCAGCCAGAGACTGGTGCCCTATGTGGCAGACCTTGGTTTCACACACATTGAACTGCTGCCAATCATGGAGCATCCCTTCGGCGGATCATGGGGCTACCAGCCACTCGGTCTTTTCGCTCCGACCGGGCGATACGGTACGCCCGAAGATCTCGCCTATTTCGTCGACCGCTGCCACGCTCATGGTATCGGTGTCATTCTGGATTGGGTACCTGCGCACTTTCCCACGGATGTCTGGGGTTTGGCACGCTTCGACGGAACCGCGCTCTATGAGCATGAAGATCCTCGGGAAGGCTTCCACAAGGACTGGAATACGCTGATCTACAATCTCGGGCGCAATGAGGTGAAGGGCTTCCTGATTGCCAGCGCCATGGAGTGGCTGGAGCACTTCCACATCGATGCCCTGCGCGTCGATGCCGTCGCCTCGATGTTGTATCGGGATTACTCGCGAGACGCCGGGGAATGGATTCCGAACAAATACGGCGGACGGGAGAACCTTGAATCGGTCGAGTTCTTCAAGCATCTCAACAGCATCATCCACCAACGATGCCCACATGCCTTCACAGTCGCCGAGGAATCAACCGCTTGGCCAGGTGTAACCCGGCCGGTGGAAGAAGGAGGCCTTGGCTTCGATTTCAAGTGGAACATGGGCTGGATGCACGACACGCTCCATTACATGCAGAACGAGCCGATCTACCGCAAATACCACCACGGCATGATGACCTTCGGCATGGTCTACGCCTACTCGGAGCGCTTCATGCTGCCGATCTCGCACGATGAGGTGGTGCATGGAAAAGGGTCTCTACTCGAAAAGATGCCGGGTGATGAATGGCAGAAACTGGCAAACCTGCGGGCCTATCTCAGCTTCATGTGGGCGCATCCAGGTAAGAAGTTGCTGTTCATGGGCAGTGAAATCGGCCAGAAAACCGAATGGAATCATGATGGCTCCGTAGTCTGGGATCTTCTGGATGATCCGCAGCACGCCGGGATTCAGCGCCTCGTCAGGGACCTCAACACGATCTACCGCGACAACCCGGCTCTCCAATTCGGCGATCTGCATTCGGAGGGTTTTGACTGGATCGTTGGAGATGATGCCGAGAACTCGATTCTCGCAATGCTACGGAAAGACGGGAGCGATGACGGCAAAGTGCTGGCTATCTCAAACTTTACGCCCGTTCCACGCAGTTCTTACCGGGTCGGCGTACCCGCTGCAGGGTGCTGGAGAGAAATCCTCAACAGTGATGCCGCCGTCTACGGCGGCAGCAATCATGGTAATATTGAGGTCTGGAGCGAGCCTATGCCCAGCCACGGCCATCAACAATCGCTGCTTTTGACAATTCCACCGCTGGCTACAATATTCCTAAAACTTCAGCAGGAAGTACCAGCCTAA